From one Henriciella marina DSM 19595 genomic stretch:
- a CDS encoding xanthine dehydrogenase family protein molybdopterin-binding subunit: MADTIRLSRRNFIIGTGAAGLSIGILASCSGGSDDAPDADQAANAAPNPEVNAWVHVGNDDVVTIRIARSEMGQGTLTGLAQLVAEELECDWDKVVTEYPTPGENLARDRVWRDFSTGGSQGIRASVDYVREGGAVARVMLTQAAADQWGVPIGECSVSKGVITHGASGKELRFGEVADAASKLTPPTGVKVKDPSEWKLVGQPVLRLDTKEKVTGAQKYGADLQMEGMVNAAILQAPKRGATLASYDESAVTSMPGVRKVVRVDDRSVAVVADYWWQAKTALDALQVEWTDGEGSDYSSAAFDESLEEALTSDEAFVGNTAGDVDSAFSNAAQTVEATYRVPNQNHACMEPMNATAIWTEDKCEVWCPTQNGEAALGAASEAAGLPIEQCDVYKIHLGGGFGRRGMSDYVTQVVNIAKEMPGTPVKLLWSREEDMKHGFYHPTTQARCQGALDADGNLIGMKIRLAGQSILAGLMPQALMNGMDPYVFQGLLPSGMDARAEDQTLKYTFPALKVDHAMRNPPVRPGFWRGVNANQNAIYLECFMDEMAHAAGRDPLEFRLDYLKDSPQMAAVLNAVAEKSGWGSDDGKARGLCVFYSFGSYTAACAEVTVSDEGRLKIHRIVAATDPGYAVNPQQIDAQVAGSFVYGLSAALFEEITFENGEVQETNFDTYDSMRVRDMPEVETIVMPSGGFWGGVGEPTIAVAAPAVLNAIYAATGKRIRRMPVKDQDLRKA, from the coding sequence ATGGCTGACACGATCAGGCTTTCACGCCGCAATTTCATTATCGGCACTGGCGCCGCCGGGCTTTCAATCGGCATCCTGGCCTCCTGTTCTGGCGGGTCAGATGACGCGCCCGACGCCGACCAAGCTGCAAACGCGGCCCCGAACCCAGAGGTCAATGCATGGGTCCATGTCGGCAATGACGATGTTGTCACGATCCGGATCGCCCGCTCCGAGATGGGCCAGGGCACGCTGACAGGCCTCGCCCAGCTCGTCGCTGAAGAGCTTGAATGCGACTGGGACAAGGTCGTCACCGAATATCCAACACCCGGCGAAAATCTCGCGCGCGACCGCGTCTGGCGCGACTTCTCAACCGGTGGCTCGCAAGGTATCCGCGCCAGCGTTGATTATGTCCGCGAAGGCGGCGCCGTCGCACGGGTCATGCTGACCCAGGCGGCTGCTGATCAATGGGGCGTTCCGATCGGCGAATGTTCGGTCTCCAAGGGCGTCATCACGCATGGAGCCTCAGGCAAGGAACTGCGGTTTGGCGAAGTGGCCGACGCCGCCAGCAAGCTCACGCCGCCAACCGGTGTGAAAGTCAAGGACCCGTCAGAATGGAAACTGGTCGGGCAGCCCGTCCTCCGTCTCGACACGAAAGAAAAGGTCACGGGTGCGCAGAAGTACGGTGCGGACCTTCAGATGGAGGGCATGGTCAATGCGGCCATCCTTCAGGCCCCAAAACGCGGCGCAACGCTCGCCTCTTATGATGAGAGCGCCGTGACCTCGATGCCAGGCGTCCGCAAGGTCGTCCGTGTCGATGACCGCTCTGTCGCGGTCGTCGCCGACTATTGGTGGCAGGCAAAGACGGCGCTCGATGCGCTACAGGTCGAATGGACCGATGGCGAAGGCTCCGATTATTCGAGCGCTGCATTTGATGAAAGCCTCGAAGAGGCGCTGACATCTGATGAGGCCTTTGTTGGTAATACCGCAGGCGATGTCGACAGCGCATTTTCCAATGCTGCCCAGACCGTCGAAGCAACCTATCGCGTCCCGAACCAGAACCATGCCTGCATGGAGCCGATGAATGCGACGGCGATCTGGACCGAGGACAAATGCGAAGTCTGGTGCCCGACACAGAATGGCGAGGCCGCACTCGGCGCCGCGTCAGAGGCCGCTGGCCTGCCTATCGAGCAGTGCGACGTCTACAAGATCCATCTCGGCGGCGGTTTTGGGCGGCGCGGGATGAGCGACTATGTCACCCAGGTCGTGAACATCGCCAAGGAGATGCCCGGCACACCGGTCAAGCTTCTCTGGTCGCGCGAAGAAGACATGAAGCATGGCTTCTATCACCCGACCACGCAGGCGCGCTGTCAGGGTGCTCTCGACGCTGATGGCAATCTGATCGGCATGAAGATCCGACTTGCGGGACAGTCGATCCTCGCAGGTCTGATGCCGCAGGCGCTGATGAACGGGATGGACCCATATGTCTTCCAGGGCCTCCTTCCGAGCGGGATGGATGCGCGGGCTGAAGACCAGACCCTGAAATACACCTTCCCAGCCCTGAAGGTGGACCATGCCATGCGCAACCCGCCGGTCCGGCCGGGTTTCTGGCGCGGTGTGAACGCCAACCAGAACGCCATCTATCTTGAATGCTTCATGGACGAGATGGCCCACGCAGCGGGCCGCGACCCGCTCGAATTCAGGCTGGACTATCTGAAAGACAGCCCACAGATGGCCGCTGTTCTCAATGCCGTGGCGGAGAAATCCGGCTGGGGCAGCGATGACGGCAAGGCCCGCGGGCTTTGTGTCTTCTACTCGTTCGGCAGCTATACAGCCGCCTGTGCCGAGGTGACCGTCAGCGATGAAGGCCGCCTGAAGATCCACCGCATCGTTGCCGCGACCGATCCCGGCTATGCCGTCAATCCGCAGCAGATCGATGCACAGGTTGCTGGCTCCTTCGTCTACGGCCTATCGGCAGCGCTCTTCGAAGAGATCACCTTCGAGAATGGCGAGGTGCAGGAAACCAATTTCGACACCTACGACTCGATGCGCGTGCGCGACATGCCGGAAGTCGAGACCATCGTCATGCCGTCCGGCGGTTTCTGGGGCGGCGTTGGCGAACCGACGATCGCTGTCGCAGCGCCGGCCGTGCTCAACGCCATTTATGCCGCCACCGGCAAGCGTATCCGCCGCATGCCTGTAAAGGACCAAGACCTGAGGAAAGCGTGA
- a CDS encoding (2Fe-2S)-binding protein, whose amino-acid sequence MADIKVNGKSVTVDADDSTPLLWVLREHLGLTGAKYGCGIAQCGTCTIHIDGQAVRSCTYPVGALSGAEEITTIEGLSEDGSHPVQQAWVEMDIPQCGYCQPGMIMAVAGLLNNTPDPTDDDIDAQVTNICRCGTLARVRKGVHLAKTKA is encoded by the coding sequence ATGGCAGATATCAAGGTCAACGGAAAATCAGTCACCGTCGACGCCGACGACAGCACACCGCTTCTGTGGGTGCTTCGTGAGCATCTGGGCCTTACCGGCGCCAAATATGGGTGCGGGATCGCCCAGTGCGGCACCTGCACGATCCATATCGATGGCCAGGCCGTACGCTCATGTACGTACCCGGTTGGCGCCCTCTCTGGTGCCGAAGAGATCACGACGATTGAGGGCCTCTCGGAGGATGGAAGCCATCCGGTCCAGCAGGCCTGGGTCGAGATGGACATCCCCCAGTGCGGCTATTGCCAGCCTGGCATGATCATGGCCGTCGCCGGCCTTCTGAACAACACGCCTGACCCGACCGATGACGACATCGACGCTCAGGTCACCAATATCTGCCGGTGCGGTACACTCGCCCGGGTCCGCAAGGGTGTCCACCTTGCCAAGACGAAAGCCTGA
- a CDS encoding SDR family NAD(P)-dependent oxidoreductase, which produces MADLASRLFDFTGKTVLVTGGSRGLGYEMVKAFAQQGADVIIVSRKLDACEEVAEEVRALGRKALALSAHCGKWEEIDPMIEQVYKAFGKVDILINNAGMSPRVPSHEVPETLFDSVLNLNFKGPFRIGSQIGKRMADGDGGVIINISSTGALMPLPEVVPYSGAKAALNAMTVSFAREYGPKVRVNTISAGPFLTDISKAWPEQMREKADNALGRPGRPEEIVTAALCLASEASSFTTGTILRVDGGS; this is translated from the coding sequence ATGGCCGACCTTGCAAGCCGACTGTTTGATTTCACGGGCAAGACTGTTCTGGTGACAGGGGGCAGCCGGGGGCTCGGCTATGAGATGGTAAAGGCGTTCGCGCAGCAGGGCGCCGACGTAATCATCGTCAGCCGCAAGCTGGATGCCTGCGAGGAGGTTGCCGAAGAGGTTCGCGCACTCGGCAGGAAAGCGCTCGCGCTCAGCGCCCATTGCGGCAAGTGGGAAGAAATCGACCCGATGATCGAGCAAGTCTATAAGGCGTTCGGCAAGGTCGACATCCTCATCAACAATGCCGGGATGAGCCCGCGCGTCCCGAGCCATGAGGTGCCGGAAACCCTGTTCGACAGCGTCCTGAACCTCAACTTCAAGGGCCCGTTCAGGATCGGCTCGCAGATCGGCAAGCGCATGGCAGACGGCGATGGCGGGGTCATCATCAACATCTCGTCAACCGGTGCGCTCATGCCGCTGCCGGAGGTTGTGCCCTATAGCGGCGCCAAGGCCGCGCTGAATGCGATGACCGTCTCGTTCGCCCGCGAGTACGGACCAAAGGTTCGCGTCAACACGATTTCGGCCGGGCCTTTCCTGACCGATATTTCGAAAGCGTGGCCCGAACAGATGCGGGAAAAAGCCGACAACGCGCTTGGCCGCCCCGGCAGGCCTGAAGAGATCGTCACCGCCGCGCTCTGTCTTGCCAGTGAGGCCTCCAGTTTCACCACGGGCACCATCCTGCGTGTCGATGGCGGAAGCTGA
- a CDS encoding zinc-dependent metalloprotease → MRQTIIGFLITALFSLSSVASAQDVSMSGFIDMEVTDENKVLATLPAPGDDGVMLRMIHAVRLKAGLGSNPVGLDRGWGSSGEILAFRKIGNRVLLEVENQTYRANPENPLEARAVAESFANSFVGEAEITAQEGGNVTFDLTSFLVADSLNLVQHLKDAEQGTFTVAEKRSLVDPDNILVFPDNVEVDVFLTLSSKDPGREVATTAASGNDVTLVQHHSFVRLPEEGYTPLASDPRAGVIDQIYFDYSAALDEPVVKRLARRYRLQKNADGETINPITFYIDSGAPVQIQEALLDGARWWGDGFAAAGYPDGYRVEILPEDAHPLDIRYNVVQWVHRQTRGWSYGGGISDPRTGEMLKGHVILGSLRVRQDRMIFEGLAGTGETGTGSNNDPVELALARIRQLSAHEIGHALGFQHNFAASTYGKGSVMDYPAPDVRVKRGELDFSNVYGVGIGAWDKFTATWLYGDLTGEERDAMVLEARSDGLIYVADQDARSAATGHPLGNIWDNGSDPVDALRETLEIRRIALESFGPDRVAQGQPISDLNDVIVPIYLYHRYQTAAAAKLIGGMSFNYAERGDGQPAASIVSPERQMEALDILLETVDPARLDLPDDVLALLTPGMANYELADWDRERFAGAASPAFDVVSAADTAAATTFSILLEPQRVARLIEFHRRDPENPGVSTVLGRVQEGVLASAPSARTRPIAEAVRARYAFSLMDLAAADTTVAVKAAAEAGLRDLSEALGSTSGDHAAWLQARIEDFLEAPADVNPPAIEAEALPPGGPIGFTPYETCWHCE, encoded by the coding sequence GTGCGCCAGACCATCATCGGTTTCCTCATCACCGCCCTTTTCAGCCTGTCCTCGGTGGCAAGCGCGCAAGACGTTTCGATGAGCGGCTTCATCGATATGGAAGTCACTGATGAGAACAAGGTGCTGGCGACCCTGCCGGCCCCCGGCGATGACGGGGTCATGCTGCGGATGATCCATGCGGTGCGGCTCAAGGCGGGCCTCGGCTCCAACCCTGTCGGGCTTGACCGCGGATGGGGCTCGAGCGGAGAGATCCTGGCCTTTCGCAAGATTGGCAACCGCGTCCTGCTGGAAGTTGAAAACCAGACCTATCGCGCAAACCCGGAAAATCCGCTCGAAGCGCGCGCGGTTGCAGAAAGCTTTGCCAATTCCTTCGTTGGAGAGGCAGAGATCACCGCGCAGGAAGGCGGAAATGTTACCTTCGATCTGACAAGCTTTCTGGTCGCTGACAGCCTTAATCTGGTCCAGCATCTGAAGGACGCAGAGCAGGGCACGTTCACCGTCGCGGAAAAGCGCTCGCTTGTGGACCCCGACAATATTCTCGTCTTCCCCGACAATGTGGAAGTCGATGTCTTCCTGACGCTGTCGAGCAAGGACCCTGGCCGCGAAGTGGCGACGACGGCGGCGAGCGGGAATGACGTGACGCTGGTTCAGCATCATTCCTTCGTCCGCCTGCCGGAAGAGGGGTACACACCGCTCGCATCTGATCCGCGTGCAGGTGTCATTGACCAGATCTATTTCGATTACAGTGCCGCCCTCGATGAGCCAGTGGTCAAGCGGCTGGCGCGTCGTTACCGCCTGCAGAAGAACGCCGATGGCGAGACAATCAATCCCATCACTTTCTACATCGATAGCGGTGCGCCGGTACAGATCCAGGAGGCCCTTCTCGATGGGGCGCGCTGGTGGGGAGATGGGTTCGCCGCAGCCGGCTATCCGGATGGCTACCGTGTTGAAATCCTGCCGGAAGACGCCCATCCGCTCGATATCCGGTACAATGTGGTCCAGTGGGTCCATCGCCAGACGCGCGGCTGGTCCTATGGCGGCGGCATTTCCGACCCGCGCACGGGCGAAATGCTGAAAGGTCATGTCATCCTCGGGTCGCTCCGGGTGCGGCAGGACCGGATGATCTTTGAAGGGCTGGCAGGGACGGGAGAGACCGGAACAGGATCGAACAATGATCCAGTTGAGCTGGCCTTGGCACGTATTCGCCAGCTTTCAGCCCATGAGATCGGCCATGCGCTTGGCTTCCAGCACAATTTCGCGGCCAGCACCTATGGCAAAGGCTCTGTCATGGATTACCCGGCGCCCGACGTCCGGGTGAAGCGTGGCGAGCTCGATTTCAGCAATGTCTATGGTGTCGGCATCGGCGCATGGGACAAGTTCACGGCGACGTGGCTTTACGGCGACCTTACCGGCGAAGAGCGTGATGCGATGGTGCTCGAGGCGCGCTCCGACGGGCTGATCTATGTCGCCGATCAGGATGCGCGCAGTGCTGCCACGGGCCATCCGCTCGGCAACATCTGGGACAATGGAAGCGACCCGGTAGATGCGCTTCGTGAGACGCTCGAGATCCGCCGGATCGCGCTTGAGAGTTTTGGGCCTGACCGCGTCGCGCAAGGCCAGCCGATTTCAGACCTCAATGATGTGATCGTGCCGATCTATCTCTATCACCGCTATCAGACGGCGGCGGCCGCCAAGCTGATTGGCGGGATGAGTTTCAACTATGCCGAGCGCGGTGACGGCCAGCCGGCGGCGTCTATCGTTTCGCCTGAGCGGCAGATGGAAGCGCTTGATATCTTGCTGGAAACTGTTGATCCGGCGCGGCTCGACCTGCCGGACGATGTGCTGGCGCTGCTTACACCCGGCATGGCGAATTACGAGCTGGCCGACTGGGACCGGGAGAGGTTTGCGGGGGCGGCCAGCCCGGCTTTTGATGTTGTGTCGGCAGCTGACACGGCAGCGGCAACGACGTTCAGCATTCTTCTTGAGCCGCAGCGTGTTGCACGCTTGATCGAATTTCATCGTCGCGACCCCGAAAATCCCGGTGTCTCCACGGTGCTTGGGCGGGTCCAGGAGGGTGTCTTGGCGAGCGCTCCGTCGGCGCGCACCCGCCCGATCGCAGAGGCGGTCCGGGCCCGGTACGCTTTCTCGCTGATGGACCTTGCCGCCGCTGATACGACCGTCGCGGTGAAGGCCGCGGCAGAAGCCGGACTGCGCGACCTTTC